Proteins encoded in a region of the Falco rusticolus isolate bFalRus1 chromosome 10, bFalRus1.pri, whole genome shotgun sequence genome:
- the LOC119154953 gene encoding serum amyloid A protein-like, which translates to MRLCVCLVLLSFIVCANADIPGIRESGRFVWDAVGGAWDMYRAYRDMREANYIGADKYFHARGNYDAAQRGPGGAWAARVISDAREKWQSDLSGRGAEDTQADQEANKWGRSGGDPNRYRPAGLPSKY; encoded by the exons ATGAGGCTCTGTGTCTGCCTTGTGTTGCTCTCCTTTATTGTATGCGCAAATGCTGACATACCAGGAATACGCGAAAGCGGACGATTTGTCTGGGATGCAGTGGGAG gGGCATGGGATATGTACAGGGCATACCGGGACATGCGCGAAGCAAATTATATAGGTGCTGACAAATATTTCCACGCTCGTGGGAATTATGATGCTGCCCAAAGAGGACCTGGTGGTGCTTGGGCTGCTAGAGTGATCAG CGATGCCCGGGAGAAATGGCAAAGCGACTTGAGCGGCCGAGGCGCAGAGGACACCCAGGCGGACCAGGAGGCGAACAAGTGGGGCAGGAGCGGCGGGGACCCCAACCGCTACCGGCCCGCCGGGCTGCCCAGCAAGTACTGA
- the SAAL1 gene encoding protein SAAL1 isoform X2: MDRNPSPPSSEAEEEEGDAVGNTVYSKHWLFSILSRLIEVISPEKTDPTVSPEETQTELDEEMENDICKVWDMSMDEDVALFLQEFNAPDIFMGVFAKSKCPRLTEICVGILGNMACFQDICMSISKDENLGQVLLQRLCDSDSPTLLETSRLLLTCLSQPEVANVWVERIRENPSVYDCVCFIMSSSTNVELLVKVGEVVDKLFDLDEELMLNWIKNGTCRSVGPSVDDSPEELPDFKIVPCILEAAKQVRSDNPEGLDVYMHILQLLTTVDEGIQAIDMPLIGSLIRILQYMEGCGKRAVDNSKESEQEDTGGADINEEDFHLKILKDICCELLSNMLQELTKENTLEGLHQGHLNEQTCSCAFQNLLPLYFASVESFLEVLREADQTLADNLEKCFPSLKVHA; this comes from the exons ATGGACCGTAACCCGTCGCCGCCCTCCAGCGAGgcggaggaagaggagggtgacGCGGTGGGGAACACGGTGTACAGCAAGCACTGGCTTTTCAGCATCCTCAGCCGCCTCATCGAG GTCATTAGCCCCGAGAAGACAGATCCCACTGTAAGCCCCGAGGAAACCCAGACGGAGCTGGACGAAGAGATGGAGAATGACATTTGCAAAGTGTGGGACATGTCCATGGATGAG GATGTCGCTTTATTTCTTCAGGAGTTCAACGCCCCCGATATATTCATGGGAGTTTTTGCCAAGTCAAAATGTCCTCGCCTTACT GAAATCTGTGTGGGAATATTAGGAAATATGGCCTGTTTCCAAGACATATGCATGTCCATTAGTAAAGATGAGAATCTTGG CCAAGTGTTACTGCAACGTTTGTGTGATTCAGACTCCCCGACTCTTCTGGAAACGAGCAG GTTGTTGTTAACTTGCCTCTCCCAGCCTGAGGTTGCTAATGTCTGGGTTGAGAGAATCCGAGAAAACCCTTCCGTGTATGACTGTGTGTGCTTTATCATGTCCAGCTCTACAAATG TTGAATTGCTGGTAAAAGTGGGTGAAGTGGTGGACAAACTCTTTGATCTAGATGAAGAGCTAATGTTAAACTGGATTAAAAATGGTACTTGTCGGTCTGTGGGACCATCTGTAGATGATTCCCCTGAAGAACTTCCAGATTTCAAGATTGTGCCTTGTATACTTGAAGCAGCCAAACAAGTCCG ATCAGATAATCCGGAAGGACTTGATGTTTATATGCATATCTTGCAGCTTCTGACCACGGTGGATGAGGGTATTCAGGCTATTG ATATGCCTCTGATTGGGAGCTTGATTCGTATCTTACAATACATGGAGGGCTGTGGGAAGAGAGCTGTTGATAACTCAAAGGAATCCGAACAAGAAGACACTGGAGGGGCTGATATTAATGAGGaagatttccatttaaaaattttgaaggATATTTGCTGTGAATTACTTTCCAATATGCTTCAAGAACTGACAAAG gaaaatacaTTAGAAGGACTACACCAGGGACATTTAAATGAACAGACATGTTCCTGTGCATTTCAGAACCTCTTACCTCTGTATTTTGCATCA GTGGAGAGTTTCCTTGAAGTTCTGCGTGAGGCTGATCAGACACTTGCTGACAATctagaaaaatgtttcccaaGCCTGAAGGTTCATGCCTGA
- the SAAL1 gene encoding protein SAAL1 isoform X1 produces MDRNPSPPSSEAEEEEGDAVGNTVYSKHWLFSILSRLIEVISPEKTDPTVSPEETQTELDEEMENDICKVWDMSMDEDVALFLQEFNAPDIFMGVFAKSKCPRLTEICVGILGNMACFQDICMSISKDENLGQVLLQRLCDSDSPTLLETSRLLLTCLSQPEVANVWVERIRENPSVYDCVCFIMSSSTNVELLVKVGEVVDKLFDLDEELMLNWIKNGTCRSVGPSVDDSPEELPDFKIVPCILEAAKQVRSDNPEGLDVYMHILQLLTTVDEGIQAIVQAPDGGKETWSLLYDLVCHELCQPDDPPIIVQEQKTVLASILSVLSAMFASQTEQEYTKMRKNMPLIGSLIRILQYMEGCGKRAVDNSKESEQEDTGGADINEEDFHLKILKDICCELLSNMLQELTKENTLEGLHQGHLNEQTCSCAFQNLLPLYFASVESFLEVLREADQTLADNLEKCFPSLKVHA; encoded by the exons ATGGACCGTAACCCGTCGCCGCCCTCCAGCGAGgcggaggaagaggagggtgacGCGGTGGGGAACACGGTGTACAGCAAGCACTGGCTTTTCAGCATCCTCAGCCGCCTCATCGAG GTCATTAGCCCCGAGAAGACAGATCCCACTGTAAGCCCCGAGGAAACCCAGACGGAGCTGGACGAAGAGATGGAGAATGACATTTGCAAAGTGTGGGACATGTCCATGGATGAG GATGTCGCTTTATTTCTTCAGGAGTTCAACGCCCCCGATATATTCATGGGAGTTTTTGCCAAGTCAAAATGTCCTCGCCTTACT GAAATCTGTGTGGGAATATTAGGAAATATGGCCTGTTTCCAAGACATATGCATGTCCATTAGTAAAGATGAGAATCTTGG CCAAGTGTTACTGCAACGTTTGTGTGATTCAGACTCCCCGACTCTTCTGGAAACGAGCAG GTTGTTGTTAACTTGCCTCTCCCAGCCTGAGGTTGCTAATGTCTGGGTTGAGAGAATCCGAGAAAACCCTTCCGTGTATGACTGTGTGTGCTTTATCATGTCCAGCTCTACAAATG TTGAATTGCTGGTAAAAGTGGGTGAAGTGGTGGACAAACTCTTTGATCTAGATGAAGAGCTAATGTTAAACTGGATTAAAAATGGTACTTGTCGGTCTGTGGGACCATCTGTAGATGATTCCCCTGAAGAACTTCCAGATTTCAAGATTGTGCCTTGTATACTTGAAGCAGCCAAACAAGTCCG ATCAGATAATCCGGAAGGACTTGATGTTTATATGCATATCTTGCAGCTTCTGACCACGGTGGATGAGGGTATTCAGGCTATTG tGCAGGCTCCTGATGGAGGAAAAGAGACTTGGAGTTTGCTTTATGACCTCGTTTGCCATGAACTTTGCCAGCCAGATGACCCACCGATCATTGTGCAGGAGCAGAAGACTGTGTTGGCCTCTATTTTGTCCGTGCTGTCTGCTATGTTTGCTTCACAGACAGAACAAGAATACACcaagatgaggaaaa ATATGCCTCTGATTGGGAGCTTGATTCGTATCTTACAATACATGGAGGGCTGTGGGAAGAGAGCTGTTGATAACTCAAAGGAATCCGAACAAGAAGACACTGGAGGGGCTGATATTAATGAGGaagatttccatttaaaaattttgaaggATATTTGCTGTGAATTACTTTCCAATATGCTTCAAGAACTGACAAAG gaaaatacaTTAGAAGGACTACACCAGGGACATTTAAATGAACAGACATGTTCCTGTGCATTTCAGAACCTCTTACCTCTGTATTTTGCATCA GTGGAGAGTTTCCTTGAAGTTCTGCGTGAGGCTGATCAGACACTTGCTGACAATctagaaaaatgtttcccaaGCCTGAAGGTTCATGCCTGA